From Haloarcula hispanica ATCC 33960, the proteins below share one genomic window:
- a CDS encoding DEAD/DEAH box helicase — MAVAEVLPEFADAFPFEEFNRMQSAALPALLNRDDNVVVSAPTASGKTALAELAICKTLAEDGTALFLAPLRALTNEKESEWERFEEMGYSVYVVTGERDLNPRRAERADILVMTPEKADSATRKHETSRYSFITDVDCCVIDEVHLLDSDRRGAVLEVTVSRLRRLCDPRVVALSATMPNIDDVADWLDAPDETTFAFGEKYRPVPLNADVKTYSHGENAFADKYRRLYRALDLAEPHIREEGQALVFVSSRQDTVQAAKKARDEIVERDIPMGARGDYDFHNDAADLSNDTLRQSVLDGVGFHHAGLAREDKNKVEQWFKQGKIQLLFSTSTLAWGVNLPARCVVIRDTKLHDPLEGEVDMSPLDVLQMLGRAGRPGYDDMGYAWVVCDRSDADKYRRLLRDGKEIESRLAAELDAHLNAEIALGTIDDVDDVMDWLSTTFYYARSQSAPNEYDAGSDLRNRVSDTLSALVDEGFVEQDGLNVEPTRLGQLASKFYLRLSTARRFADVAERCQDAADPDSAVSVDADDLLTAVAGATEFDSVSARSDEEDAVHAVLGDSVDDSLDAGQRKVLAILRSGMTGTTPTELKSDAWVIRQNALRLLAAMREFVDTLGPARYANLACRVEARVEHGISADAVGLTAIDGVGSGRAGKLAAAGLTSPADVVEAGEDGLVRAGLSDGVAEQVLANARELPVISIDWGDFPGTIAPGDNDMREVTVRNTGGSARAGLRVTVNGREMTAKPSYLGEATLPVAVFGADADELTFTVEVAFPALPLPTITETRSVLVR, encoded by the coding sequence GTGGCGGTCGCGGAGGTGCTCCCCGAGTTTGCCGATGCCTTCCCGTTCGAGGAGTTCAACCGGATGCAGTCGGCGGCCCTGCCGGCCCTGCTGAACCGCGACGACAACGTCGTCGTCAGCGCGCCGACGGCCAGCGGGAAGACCGCGCTGGCGGAACTGGCCATCTGCAAGACGCTCGCCGAGGACGGGACCGCGCTCTTTCTCGCACCGCTGCGCGCGCTCACCAACGAGAAGGAAAGCGAATGGGAGCGGTTCGAGGAGATGGGCTACTCCGTCTACGTCGTCACCGGTGAACGGGACCTGAACCCCCGCCGCGCCGAGCGGGCCGATATCCTCGTGATGACGCCGGAGAAGGCCGACTCGGCCACCCGGAAACACGAGACCAGCCGCTATTCGTTCATCACTGACGTGGACTGCTGTGTCATCGACGAGGTCCACCTGCTGGACTCGGACCGCCGGGGGGCGGTGCTCGAAGTCACCGTCTCGCGGCTCCGCCGGCTCTGTGACCCGCGCGTCGTGGCGTTGTCGGCGACGATGCCGAACATCGACGACGTGGCCGACTGGCTTGATGCTCCCGACGAGACGACCTTTGCTTTCGGCGAGAAGTACCGACCGGTCCCACTCAACGCCGACGTGAAGACCTACTCCCACGGCGAGAACGCCTTTGCCGACAAGTACCGTCGGCTGTACCGGGCACTTGACCTCGCCGAGCCACACATCCGGGAGGAGGGCCAGGCGCTCGTGTTCGTCTCCTCCCGTCAGGACACGGTCCAGGCCGCGAAGAAGGCCCGTGACGAAATTGTCGAGCGGGATATTCCGATGGGCGCACGCGGGGACTACGATTTCCACAACGACGCCGCCGACCTCTCGAACGACACGCTCCGCCAGTCCGTGCTGGACGGCGTGGGCTTTCACCACGCCGGCCTCGCGCGCGAGGACAAGAACAAAGTCGAGCAGTGGTTTAAGCAAGGGAAGATTCAGCTCCTCTTCTCGACCTCGACGCTCGCGTGGGGCGTGAACCTCCCCGCCCGCTGTGTCGTCATCCGGGACACGAAGCTCCACGACCCGCTTGAAGGCGAGGTCGACATGAGCCCGCTCGACGTGCTCCAGATGCTCGGCCGCGCGGGTCGGCCCGGCTACGACGACATGGGCTACGCTTGGGTCGTCTGTGACCGCTCGGACGCCGACAAGTACCGCCGCCTGCTCCGGGACGGCAAGGAGATCGAGTCACGGCTCGCGGCGGAACTCGACGCCCACCTGAACGCCGAAATCGCGCTCGGGACCATCGACGACGTGGACGACGTGATGGACTGGCTCTCCACGACTTTTTACTATGCTCGCTCGCAGTCGGCCCCCAACGAGTATGACGCCGGCAGCGATCTCCGAAACCGGGTCAGTGACACGCTTTCCGCACTCGTCGACGAGGGTTTCGTCGAACAGGACGGTCTCAACGTCGAACCGACGCGGCTCGGGCAGCTAGCCTCGAAGTTCTACCTCCGGCTCTCGACCGCGCGCCGGTTCGCGGATGTCGCCGAACGGTGTCAGGACGCCGCCGACCCGGACTCCGCTGTCTCCGTTGACGCGGACGACCTGCTGACCGCGGTGGCCGGCGCGACGGAGTTCGACAGCGTCAGCGCCCGCTCCGACGAGGAGGACGCTGTCCACGCGGTGCTGGGAGACAGTGTCGACGACAGTCTCGACGCCGGCCAGCGGAAGGTGCTTGCCATCCTCCGCTCGGGCATGACCGGGACGACGCCCACGGAACTCAAAAGCGACGCGTGGGTCATCCGGCAGAACGCCCTTCGCCTGCTCGCGGCGATGCGGGAGTTCGTCGACACGCTGGGGCCGGCCCGCTACGCGAACCTGGCCTGCCGGGTCGAAGCCAGAGTCGAACACGGCATCAGCGCCGACGCGGTGGGGCTGACGGCCATCGACGGCGTCGGCAGCGGCCGAGCGGGCAAACTCGCCGCCGCCGGGCTCACGTCGCCCGCCGACGTGGTCGAAGCCGGCGAGGACGGCCTCGTCCGTGCCGGACTCTCGGACGGCGTCGCCGAACAGGTGCTCGCGAACGCGCGGGAACTCCCCGTCATCAGTATCGACTGGGGCGATTTCCCCGGGACAATCGCGCCCGGCGACAACGACATGCGGGAGGTGACGGTCAGGAACACCGGCGGCAGCGCCCGCGCGGGCCTGCGAGTGACGGTTAACGGGCGCGAGATGACCGCCAAGCCGTCGTATCTCGGCGAGGCCACGCTTCCGGTTGCCGTCTTCGGCGCGGACGCGGACGAACTCACGTTCACCGTCGAAGTCGCGTTCCCCGCGCTACCGCTCCCGACGATTACCGAAACCCGATCCGTGCTGGTCCGGTAA
- a CDS encoding HAD family hydrolase, which yields MSEPPAAVCFDMDGVLVQSEEHWVRAQREDILPTAAPNDDIPVAAITGRNYREVYPDLDAEYDLEISREVFESLFEKHGERIYGEEATVLDGAHELLDDLRDAGVALALTTSAPWAWIDVADERFDLLSKFDVAISAGDIDGPGKPEPDIYERGAAELGVAPEDCWAVEDSTAGARAAVAAGMTTVGFRGDGDETDLSMVHEIADDAATLHEVLLGGV from the coding sequence ATGAGCGAACCACCGGCTGCAGTCTGTTTCGATATGGACGGCGTGCTCGTCCAATCCGAAGAGCACTGGGTCCGTGCCCAGCGCGAGGACATTCTTCCGACGGCCGCACCGAACGACGACATCCCTGTCGCCGCCATTACCGGTCGGAACTACCGGGAAGTGTATCCGGACCTCGATGCCGAGTACGACCTCGAAATCAGCCGTGAGGTATTCGAGAGTCTGTTCGAGAAACACGGCGAGCGGATTTACGGCGAAGAGGCGACCGTCCTCGACGGGGCACACGAGCTACTGGACGACCTGCGGGACGCTGGCGTGGCGCTGGCGCTGACGACCTCCGCGCCGTGGGCCTGGATCGACGTGGCCGACGAGCGCTTCGACCTCCTCTCGAAGTTCGACGTCGCCATCAGTGCCGGCGACATCGACGGCCCCGGCAAACCGGAACCGGACATCTACGAGCGAGGCGCGGCAGAACTCGGCGTCGCGCCCGAGGACTGCTGGGCCGTCGAAGACTCCACCGCGGGTGCACGCGCCGCCGTCGCCGCCGGGATGACGACCGTCGGATTCCGGGGCGACGGCGATGAGACGGACCTGTCGATGGTCCACGAGATCGCGGACGACGCCGCGACACTGCACGAGGTGCTGTTAGGCGGTGTATAA
- a CDS encoding topoisomerase DNA-binding C4 zinc finger domain-containing protein has protein sequence MHDGTRVIAGECTTVFEGTREREQRGDVLVVVKPDNTVLVHDAEGYQPVAWLTRAESVTIDDGAVTARDGDELLRVVPHEEHGSARYPASNAGVPVRDCPDCAGTLVRTRSDVTCTGCDAAYGIPSDAAVTGGRCDDCGLPTLRVERGRAFELCLDRDCDSLDDAVTAAFDREWDCPNCDGDLLMLRRGGLLAGCEHYPDCDTGFSIPSGVVVGDCDCGLPLFETAGGTRCLDSSCSELG, from the coding sequence ATGCACGACGGAACCCGTGTGATAGCTGGCGAATGTACGACCGTTTTCGAGGGAACGCGCGAGCGGGAGCAGCGCGGCGACGTGCTCGTCGTCGTCAAGCCGGACAATACCGTCCTCGTTCATGATGCTGAAGGGTATCAGCCGGTCGCGTGGCTCACGCGCGCCGAAAGCGTCACCATCGACGACGGGGCGGTGACCGCCCGCGACGGCGACGAACTCCTCCGGGTGGTCCCTCACGAGGAACACGGCAGTGCCCGCTATCCGGCCTCGAACGCTGGTGTCCCGGTGCGTGACTGCCCCGACTGCGCCGGAACGCTGGTCCGCACCCGAAGCGATGTCACCTGTACTGGCTGTGACGCCGCCTACGGAATTCCGAGCGATGCCGCGGTCACCGGCGGCCGCTGTGACGACTGCGGACTCCCCACGCTTCGGGTGGAACGCGGGCGGGCGTTCGAACTGTGCCTTGACCGGGATTGTGACTCGCTGGACGACGCTGTCACCGCGGCCTTCGACCGCGAGTGGGACTGTCCCAACTGCGACGGTGACCTGTTGATGCTCCGCCGCGGCGGCCTGCTCGCCGGCTGTGAGCACTACCCCGACTGCGACACCGGCTTCTCGATCCCGTCAGGCGTCGTCGTCGGCGACTGTGACTGTGGCTTGCCGCTGTTCGAAACTGCCGGGGGAACGCGGTGTCTGGACAGCTCCTGTTCGGAATTGGGGTGA
- the endA gene encoding tRNA-intron lyase, whose product MELTLDGDVVRAGYEARERFYDSRGYGKVRNGDIDLSPVEAAHLLYRGDIESIDGMDFRAFLGSAAVSEVDFAVYKDLRDRGFYLTPAREGWVDDAAGADFVVYPRGKGPWDNEVAYRVRVIGERDTVDATALGGCVLAVVDEESEVTYLDTDRREVSGTSDAAVPATAGELLGERVVCWEPPAELYDQAFYGQQLGDDGAVQLSLVEAAYLAQEGLLTVDGGADAVVGRGREVEGDRFDRRLAVYTALRASGVAPKTGFKFGADFRTYADVESAENLGHSELLVRVLPADHRFEPRDLALDVRLAHGVRKTMVFALTADGGDGSGDSGNGNDLEWIAVERLTP is encoded by the coding sequence ATGGAACTGACGCTCGACGGTGATGTCGTGCGGGCCGGCTACGAGGCGCGCGAGCGGTTCTACGACTCGCGCGGCTACGGGAAGGTCCGCAACGGCGACATCGACCTGTCCCCGGTGGAGGCCGCACACCTCCTCTACCGCGGAGATATCGAGAGCATCGACGGGATGGACTTCCGCGCGTTCCTCGGGTCGGCGGCCGTCTCCGAGGTCGATTTCGCCGTCTACAAAGACCTGCGGGACCGCGGTTTTTACCTCACGCCCGCCCGCGAAGGATGGGTCGACGACGCCGCGGGCGCGGACTTCGTGGTCTACCCGCGGGGAAAGGGGCCGTGGGACAACGAAGTGGCCTACCGCGTCCGGGTTATCGGCGAGCGTGATACCGTCGACGCGACGGCCCTGGGCGGCTGCGTGCTGGCGGTCGTCGACGAGGAGAGCGAAGTGACGTACCTCGATACCGACCGACGCGAGGTCTCCGGGACCAGCGACGCCGCCGTCCCAGCGACGGCGGGTGAACTGCTCGGAGAGCGGGTGGTGTGCTGGGAACCGCCGGCGGAGCTGTACGATCAGGCATTCTACGGGCAGCAACTTGGCGACGACGGCGCGGTCCAGCTCTCGCTCGTGGAGGCCGCGTATCTCGCACAGGAGGGGCTGCTCACGGTCGATGGCGGGGCCGACGCTGTCGTCGGGCGGGGTCGCGAGGTCGAGGGCGACCGCTTCGACCGCCGGCTGGCCGTCTATACGGCGCTGCGAGCGAGCGGCGTTGCGCCAAAGACCGGCTTCAAATTCGGCGCGGACTTCCGGACCTACGCCGACGTCGAAAGTGCCGAGAACCTTGGGCACTCAGAGCTACTGGTGCGGGTGCTGCCGGCCGACCACCGCTTCGAGCCGCGGGACCTCGCGCTGGACGTTCGCCTGGCCCACGGCGTCCGGAAGACGATGGTGTTCGCTCTCACGGCGGACGGTGGCGACGGTAGTGGCGATAGCGGCAACGGCAACGATCTCGAGTGGATCGCCGTCGAGCGGCTGACGCCCTGA
- a CDS encoding tryptophan--tRNA ligase, whose product MTTDDSHHDDASPDEDRRQSGGTWREPDARSGGESVLPDGGTEAEGADEATLDPWGSSTIADYRKLFEQFGIEAFDEVLPEVPNPHYLMRRGVIFGHRDYRPVAEAMRNDDPFAALSGFMPTGDPHIGHKLVFDEIIWHQQQGGDAHALIADLEAHSARGLSWDEIDEHATDYVLSLLALGFDPDEGTLYRQSDNREVQDLAFELGAEANFSELQAIYDFDGETDVSHMQSVVTQMADILYPQLDGPKPTVIPVGPDQDPHMRLARDLAARMRFFGVTEAFASFEADAVERTLLRQAYDAREEYAEDVDRPRCGEAADWLRDHQPAPADARESVVAKLAEAGKEPLRPRIRFLDRNATEAAFEALIEAIDGEKRVYDEHIDTFDLDHAEAEELARQVELDNGGYGFQPPSSIYHRFMTGLTGGKMSSSIPASHISLLDDPEDGYDKVKSATTGGRSTAEEQREKGGKADECPVYELYAYLLSGDDDEFAKEVYDECVGGERLCGGCKEQAAELMEQFLEEHQEKRAEWEDRLEELDIDLDSDRAPTSAD is encoded by the coding sequence ATGACGACAGACGATTCCCACCACGACGACGCATCGCCCGACGAGGACCGCCGCCAGTCGGGCGGAACGTGGCGGGAGCCTGACGCCCGCTCCGGCGGCGAGTCGGTGCTACCGGACGGCGGCACTGAGGCCGAAGGGGCCGACGAGGCGACGCTCGACCCCTGGGGCTCCTCGACTATCGCCGACTACCGCAAACTGTTCGAGCAGTTCGGCATCGAGGCGTTCGACGAGGTGCTCCCCGAAGTTCCCAATCCCCACTACCTGATGCGGCGGGGCGTCATCTTCGGCCACCGAGACTACCGACCGGTCGCCGAAGCGATGCGCAACGACGACCCCTTCGCCGCGCTGTCGGGGTTCATGCCGACCGGCGACCCCCACATCGGCCACAAGCTAGTCTTCGACGAAATCATCTGGCATCAACAGCAGGGCGGGGACGCACATGCGCTCATCGCGGACCTCGAAGCTCACAGCGCCCGCGGGCTGTCCTGGGACGAAATCGACGAGCACGCGACGGACTACGTCCTTTCGCTGCTTGCGCTCGGATTCGACCCCGATGAGGGGACGCTGTACCGCCAGTCCGACAACCGCGAGGTGCAGGACCTCGCGTTCGAACTCGGCGCGGAGGCGAACTTCTCGGAACTGCAGGCCATCTACGACTTCGACGGCGAGACGGACGTCTCCCACATGCAGTCGGTCGTCACCCAGATGGCGGACATCCTCTACCCGCAACTGGACGGGCCGAAGCCGACGGTCATCCCCGTCGGCCCGGACCAGGACCCGCACATGCGGCTGGCCCGGGACCTCGCCGCGCGGATGCGGTTCTTCGGCGTGACGGAGGCCTTCGCCAGCTTCGAGGCCGACGCCGTCGAGCGGACGCTGCTCCGGCAGGCCTACGATGCTCGGGAGGAGTACGCCGAGGACGTCGACCGGCCGCGGTGTGGCGAGGCCGCCGACTGGCTGCGCGACCACCAGCCAGCGCCCGCCGACGCCCGCGAGTCCGTCGTCGCCAAACTCGCCGAGGCGGGCAAGGAACCGCTCCGCCCGCGAATCCGGTTCCTCGACCGCAACGCCACCGAGGCGGCCTTCGAGGCCCTCATCGAAGCCATCGACGGCGAGAAACGGGTGTACGACGAGCACATCGACACCTTCGATCTGGACCACGCCGAGGCTGAGGAGCTGGCTCGCCAGGTCGAACTCGACAACGGCGGCTACGGCTTCCAGCCGCCGTCCTCGATCTACCACCGGTTCATGACCGGCCTCACCGGCGGCAAGATGTCCTCGTCGATTCCAGCCTCCCACATCTCGCTGCTGGACGACCCGGAGGACGGCTACGACAAGGTAAAATCGGCGACTACCGGCGGTCGCTCCACGGCCGAGGAACAGCGGGAGAAAGGCGGCAAAGCCGACGAGTGCCCGGTGTATGAACTGTACGCGTATCTGCTCTCGGGCGACGACGACGAGTTCGCCAAAGAGGTCTACGACGAGTGCGTCGGCGGTGAACGCCTCTGTGGCGGCTGCAAAGAACAGGCCGCCGAGCTGATGGAGCAGTTCCTCGAAGAGCATCAGGAGAAACGCGCTGAGTGGGAAGACAGGCTCGAGGAACTCGACATCGACCTCGACTCCGACCGCGCGCCGACGAGCGCGGACTGA
- the pheS gene encoding phenylalanine--tRNA ligase subunit alpha — MKRPQAQVAVLQAADAQEDRRIDDVAAEADLKPEAATRAAFELEADGLLAVSEETLEHYELTEEGDQYVRESLPEQDLYEAAIDAGAADGPVQMGQVIGASGLEGGAVDIALSNYARKAYGEIDSGEITANQDADPGSDPEMLALEAVADGRVEDADADALEQLERRGLLDVREETVRSVQLTDDGVTALMEGVEAAETVDQLTPEMLTSGEWEDVAFTEYNVEADAEDVSHGKEHILRQTANRVKDTLVGMGFSEMEGPHADAQFWINDCLFMPQDHPARTHWDQFALEEPEEIGHLPPDLVERVRSAHRDGVGPDGEGYHSPWTEDIARGMDLRGHTTSLSMRYLSGHQVGELDPPERYFSVEKVYRNDTLDPTHLLEFFQIEGWVMAEDLSVRDLMGTFTEFYEQFGITDLEFKPHYNPYTEPSFELFGTHPETGEVVEVGNSGIFRDEVLTPLGVDCDVMAWGLSLERLLMLMYGFEDIRDVHGTLCDLELLRETEVMR, encoded by the coding sequence ATGAAACGACCACAGGCACAGGTGGCCGTCCTGCAGGCCGCCGACGCACAGGAAGACAGGCGTATCGACGACGTGGCTGCGGAGGCTGACCTCAAGCCGGAAGCGGCCACCAGAGCGGCGTTCGAACTCGAAGCCGACGGACTGCTTGCCGTCTCCGAGGAGACGCTGGAACACTACGAACTCACCGAGGAAGGCGACCAGTACGTCCGCGAGAGTCTGCCCGAACAGGACCTTTACGAGGCAGCTATCGACGCCGGCGCAGCTGATGGTCCGGTCCAGATGGGACAGGTCATCGGCGCGTCTGGCCTCGAAGGCGGCGCGGTCGACATCGCGCTCTCGAACTACGCCCGCAAGGCTTACGGTGAGATCGACAGCGGCGAAATCACGGCCAACCAAGACGCCGACCCCGGGTCCGACCCCGAGATGCTGGCACTGGAGGCCGTCGCAGACGGGCGTGTCGAGGACGCCGATGCGGACGCGCTCGAGCAGTTGGAACGGCGTGGGCTCCTCGACGTGCGTGAGGAAACCGTCCGCTCGGTCCAGCTCACCGACGACGGTGTCACCGCGCTGATGGAAGGTGTCGAAGCCGCCGAGACGGTTGACCAGCTCACCCCCGAGATGCTCACCAGCGGCGAGTGGGAGGACGTTGCCTTTACCGAGTACAACGTCGAGGCCGACGCCGAGGACGTGAGCCACGGCAAGGAGCACATCCTCCGCCAGACGGCCAATCGCGTGAAGGACACGCTCGTCGGCATGGGCTTCTCCGAGATGGAGGGCCCCCACGCCGACGCCCAGTTCTGGATCAACGACTGCCTGTTCATGCCACAGGACCACCCGGCGCGGACCCACTGGGACCAGTTCGCCCTGGAGGAGCCAGAGGAGATCGGCCACCTCCCCCCGGACCTCGTCGAGCGGGTCCGCTCGGCCCACAGGGACGGCGTCGGCCCCGACGGCGAGGGGTACCACTCGCCGTGGACCGAGGACATCGCCCGCGGGATGGACCTACGGGGCCACACCACCTCGCTGTCGATGCGCTATCTCTCGGGCCATCAGGTCGGCGAACTCGACCCGCCCGAACGCTACTTCAGCGTCGAGAAGGTGTACCGCAACGACACGCTCGACCCGACCCACCTGCTCGAGTTCTTCCAGATTGAAGGCTGGGTGATGGCCGAGGACCTCTCCGTGCGGGACCTGATGGGGACGTTTACGGAGTTCTACGAACAGTTCGGTATCACTGATCTGGAATTCAAGCCCCACTACAACCCCTACACGGAGCCGAGCTTCGAACTGTTCGGCACCCACCCCGAGACCGGCGAGGTCGTCGAGGTCGGCAACTCCGGTATCTTCCGCGACGAGGTGCTCACGCCGCTCGGCGTCGACTGCGACGTGATGGCGTGGGGCCTCTCGCTCGAACGACTACTCATGCTCATGTATGGCTTCGAGGACATCCGCGACGTGCACGGGACGCTCTGTGATCTTGAACTGCTGCGGGAGACGGAGGTGATGCGCTGA